One stretch of Hevea brasiliensis isolate MT/VB/25A 57/8 chromosome 12, ASM3005281v1, whole genome shotgun sequence DNA includes these proteins:
- the LOC110660308 gene encoding 2,3-bisphosphoglycerate-dependent phosphoglycerate mutase 1 isoform X2, translated as MASAVFHPAIGTLLSHHLHNSEFHREFGNVSVKSISKGLKFDVGLSTSRMEGYSSNKRNFSAVQASASQTSLVDPVSTPSNDSTNEFQKKSSEAALILVRHGESLWNEKNLFTGCVDVPLTKKGVEEAIEAGKRISNIPVDMIFTSSLIRAQMTAMLAMTQHRRRKVPIIMHNESEQARAWSQIFSEDTMRQSIPVITAWQLNERMYGELQGLNKQETADRFGKEKVHEWRRSYDIPPPNGESLEMCAKRAVAYFKDQIEPQLCSGKHVMIAAHGNSLRSIIMYLDKLTSQEVISLELSTGIPMLYIFKEGRFTRRGSPAGPTEAGVYAYTRRLAQYRQKLDEMLH; from the exons ATGGCCAGTGCTGTGTTTCACCCGGCAATAGGGACTCTTCTATCCCATCATCTTCACAATTCTGAATTTCACCGAGAGTTTGGAAATGTGTCGGTGAAATCGATTTCAAAAGGTTTAAAGTTTGATGTCGGATTGTCAACGTCGAGAATGGAAGGTTACAGCTCTAATAAGAGGAATTTTAGTGCTGTTCAAGCCTCAGCGTCTCAAACTTCATTGGTTGATCCAGTTTCAACCCCCTCAAATGACAGCACCAATGAATTTCAAAAGAAATCAA GCGAGGCAGCTCTGATACTCGTTAGGCATGGTGAGTCATTATGGAATGAAAAGAACCTGTTCACAGGTTGTGTTGATGTGCCATTGACAAAAAAGGGTGTGGAAGAGGCAATTGAAGCTGGTAAGAGAATCAGCAATATACCTGTCGACATGATATTTACATCATCCTTGATCCGTGCACAGATGACTGCTATGCTTGCCATGACTCAACACCGTCGTAGAAAG GTGCCAATCATCATGCACAATGAGAGTGAACAGGCAAGGGCATGGAGTcaaatttttagtgaagacacAATGAGGCAATCCATTCCAGTTATAACGGCTTGGCAATTAAATGAAAGAAT GTATGGGGAATTACAAGGTCTGAATAAGCAGGAAACAGCAGATAGATTTGGCAAGGAAAAAGTTCATGAATGGCGGAGAAGTTATGACATACCTCCACCAAATGGAGAGAGTTTGGAGATGTGTGCTAAAAGAGCTGTTGCTTATTTCAAAGATCAG ATTGAACCCCAGCTTTGTTCTGGGAAGCATGTAATGATTGCTGCCCATGGAAATTCGTTGAGGTCCATAATTATGTATCTTGACAAATTAACTTCTCAGGAG GTTATAAGTTTAGAACTCTCAACCGGAATACCTATGCTTTACATATTCAAAGAGGGGAGGTTCACTAGAAGGGGAAGTCCTGCAGGACCAACTGAGGCTGGGGTCTATGCATATACTAGG AGATTAGCTCAATACAGGCAGAAATTAGACGAGATGTTGCATTAA
- the LOC110660308 gene encoding 2,3-bisphosphoglycerate-dependent phosphoglycerate mutase 1 isoform X1, whose protein sequence is MIMSWFEWPYFKMASAVFHPAIGTLLSHHLHNSEFHREFGNVSVKSISKGLKFDVGLSTSRMEGYSSNKRNFSAVQASASQTSLVDPVSTPSNDSTNEFQKKSSEAALILVRHGESLWNEKNLFTGCVDVPLTKKGVEEAIEAGKRISNIPVDMIFTSSLIRAQMTAMLAMTQHRRRKVPIIMHNESEQARAWSQIFSEDTMRQSIPVITAWQLNERMYGELQGLNKQETADRFGKEKVHEWRRSYDIPPPNGESLEMCAKRAVAYFKDQIEPQLCSGKHVMIAAHGNSLRSIIMYLDKLTSQEVISLELSTGIPMLYIFKEGRFTRRGSPAGPTEAGVYAYTRRLAQYRQKLDEMLH, encoded by the exons ATGATTATGAGCTGGTTTGAATGGCCTTACTTCAA aATGGCCAGTGCTGTGTTTCACCCGGCAATAGGGACTCTTCTATCCCATCATCTTCACAATTCTGAATTTCACCGAGAGTTTGGAAATGTGTCGGTGAAATCGATTTCAAAAGGTTTAAAGTTTGATGTCGGATTGTCAACGTCGAGAATGGAAGGTTACAGCTCTAATAAGAGGAATTTTAGTGCTGTTCAAGCCTCAGCGTCTCAAACTTCATTGGTTGATCCAGTTTCAACCCCCTCAAATGACAGCACCAATGAATTTCAAAAGAAATCAA GCGAGGCAGCTCTGATACTCGTTAGGCATGGTGAGTCATTATGGAATGAAAAGAACCTGTTCACAGGTTGTGTTGATGTGCCATTGACAAAAAAGGGTGTGGAAGAGGCAATTGAAGCTGGTAAGAGAATCAGCAATATACCTGTCGACATGATATTTACATCATCCTTGATCCGTGCACAGATGACTGCTATGCTTGCCATGACTCAACACCGTCGTAGAAAG GTGCCAATCATCATGCACAATGAGAGTGAACAGGCAAGGGCATGGAGTcaaatttttagtgaagacacAATGAGGCAATCCATTCCAGTTATAACGGCTTGGCAATTAAATGAAAGAAT GTATGGGGAATTACAAGGTCTGAATAAGCAGGAAACAGCAGATAGATTTGGCAAGGAAAAAGTTCATGAATGGCGGAGAAGTTATGACATACCTCCACCAAATGGAGAGAGTTTGGAGATGTGTGCTAAAAGAGCTGTTGCTTATTTCAAAGATCAG ATTGAACCCCAGCTTTGTTCTGGGAAGCATGTAATGATTGCTGCCCATGGAAATTCGTTGAGGTCCATAATTATGTATCTTGACAAATTAACTTCTCAGGAG GTTATAAGTTTAGAACTCTCAACCGGAATACCTATGCTTTACATATTCAAAGAGGGGAGGTTCACTAGAAGGGGAAGTCCTGCAGGACCAACTGAGGCTGGGGTCTATGCATATACTAGG AGATTAGCTCAATACAGGCAGAAATTAGACGAGATGTTGCATTAA